From Pseudodesulfovibrio nedwellii:
CAGCCAAACTCGTGGCCAATGAAGAACCACGCATTTTGCTCTCTTCGACCAGAGAATTGGCACTCATGTACCCGACCATGGGTAACAGCAAAAGAGCCATTACAATTAATATAGCCGACATGCCCATATTGAGCTTATTGCGGAATCGAAGTCTGGGGAAAAGTCTCATGTATCAATCCGCCTATTGGTCCAGGCCGAGTTTACCAACCAGTTCCCTGACCGGATCGTAGTCTGAATCCTGCACGGGAATAATGCCGTGCATACCAGCCGATGACAAAATTTCACGATCAGGTTCACGCCGATAATTCAAAGCAAACATGGCATGAGCAATTGCTTGAACAACCTCCGGATCAAGGCCTTTACGGGCTGCATAAACCCAACCGGGATACAATCGGGTTTGAGCCAGCACTCGGATATCGTCGAGATTGATCTTTCCGGCGACAACATCAAGAGTCCCCTTACGGATAGTTCCAATATCAAATGCTCCGGCATGAACCGCCAAGACAACTTTTTCCTGCTTGCCACCCGGGCCGGGAGCAAAATCAACGGTTTCGAAATCACTCACATTGATATTATTGTCGAAAAACAACCCAAGCGGGAACAGATAACCACCGGCCGACTCAGGGTCTACGGCAATCCACCGTTTGCCACGACAATCCTCAATAGTTTTGAGATCAGGACTGTCTGCTCGACAAATTATCTGTCCTTGAAAGTCGGGGTGACCGGAAGGTTCGACTATACCAGC
This genomic window contains:
- a CDS encoding phosphate/phosphite/phosphonate ABC transporter substrate-binding protein, with the translated sequence MLAVMAFALIGCSDEDAVTVDLSKRENLVAPRQVEAITYAYLPQYSHTISYQRHRQLLEYLRKATGVPLRQIFPDTFDEHIKMVERGEIDISYSNPFVYTRLAEVGATAFAGIVEPSGHPDFQGQIICRADSPDLKTIEDCRGKRWIAVDPESAGGYLFPLGLFFDNNINVSDFETVDFAPGPGGKQEKVVLAVHAGAFDIGTIRKGTLDVVAGKINLDDIRVLAQTRLYPGWVYAARKGLDPEVVQAIAHAMFALNYRREPDREILSSAGMHGIIPVQDSDYDPVRELVGKLGLDQ